A window of Thermoproteales archaeon genomic DNA:
GTATGTTAGTGGAACCTTTATTCATTAATTCTACAATTCTTTCTATATCTTTCATAATTTCAGTATCTTTTTCCAGTAGTGCAATAGCCTTTGCCCCTCTTTTTGAATTTAAATAGTAACTTATTGCAGCTTGAGTTGTACCCATTTTTTTAGCAGCTTCTATCTGAGTCAAATTGTATTTTGAGACTAGCCTGGCGGCTATAAGAGCTCTTAACGCAGGTAGTAAGTATTTCGTTATTAGCTCGCAACGACTTTTTACCATATTTTTTTATTTTAACGGCATTAATATTAATTTATTT
This region includes:
- a CDS encoding helix-turn-helix domain-containing protein yields the protein MVKSRCELITKYLLPALRALIAARLVSKYNLTQIEAAKKMGTTQAAISYYLNSKRGAKAIALLEKDTEIMKDIERIVELMNKGSTNI